The Pseudomonadota bacterium DNA window CCAGAGGGGGATCGCATACCGCGGCGGATCGCCCTGTTCGTACAGGGGCAGGCCGTAGGCGGCGCCACGGTTTGCGGCGGCCAGCTGGCGGTTCAGCCAGTCAGCCATTTCCGGCGGCAGCTCAAGGGGCAGCGCAGAGTGAATCTTCAGATGGAGCCAGCAGATCAGAAGAAACCCGGACAGGAAGAGGAGATTTGCCACCACCAAGCCGCGCCAGCACTCTTTTTCCCGGAACGGTTCGGCCCGGAAAAGGTTGATCCCTCCGAAAAATCCGAGCAGGACGGAAACGGCCAGAATACCTGCCATCACGGCACGGCCTGCCGCCTGAAAAAAGCCGGGGTCGAGGGATTCAAGCATCGCGGGTGCGTTCCGGTCTAGGGTTTGGGACTGATATTTGCCGCCAGATCGTTGATCAGGGCGGTCAGCGCTTTCTCGAAGGCCTTGTCCAGCAGGGTCTCGTCAGGGTCGATCGATCCCGACTGGGCGCCCATCGCAACTTTAATGGTCTGCTCTTCGCCGGCCGTGGCCTGGCCTACGGCCACGAGTTCCCCAAGGGCGATATCGACCAGTCGGCCGCTCATGCCCACCTCGAACCCTCTGGTGTTCATGTGGGCGATGCCGACGGTGTCCTTGCTGACGATCTGGCGGATCGAGGTGATGGAGCCGATAAAGACCATCTCGGCCCCGACCTGCTTGCCCACCTGGGCAGCCATCTCGCTTGCGACCACTCCGGCCTGGCCGAGCTTTATCTCGCCCAGCACGGCGCTGATCCTGCTCCGTTCGACAACCCGGAATCTTTTGGTATTGAACAGTTCAACCATCGCCTTGTCGATCAGCCTGCTGCCAAAGGCCCCGTATTTTTCCTGCTCTTCCACGCCCCCTTTGAACTCGAAAGGCATCACCGCGATAATGTAGCGGTTTTCAGCGGCGAAGGGCGCAAGCTGCTTCAGGGTCGGGGCGGTGCTGGTCGAGGTGTTGCAGGCGGCAAGCAGCAGGCAGAGTAGGGTGGTCAGAAAAGTTCGGCTCATGTTACTTTTTCCTCCGGAAGTTATGGGGCGGATAATTTCCAGACCATTCTTATAATTATCTGCGCTGCAGGCAAGTACTTTTAATTCTGATTGCCACCGTATCCCGCTCATTACACCCTTCGGCTGGCGAGGAGTGATCCTTCGACAAGCTCAGGATGAGCGGGTTTTGACAGGCTCAGGATGATTTTTGACAGCCGAGGGGGCGGCAAGCCGGGGGGGAAGATCACTCGACTTTCTGATTTGTCTTTTAGAAGCTAGAAGACAGAAGCCAGGAGTCAGAATGACGGATTTTTTCACCCTTCGGGTATAAGTCTCGATGTCTCGCAAGCTCGCTTATCGGTACGAGCAGGACAGCTGCTCAACTTACGCTTTTCACCCTTCGGGTATAAGTTTCGTACGAACAGGCCAGCTGTTCAACTCAGCTTTATCGGGAGTTTAAGCTGACTCAGAAAGATGAGAAGATCACTTCAGGTCGAGGTTATCTATAAATTCGGGATAAAGTTTTCTGGCACAGGCGGGGCAGATCGAGTGGCTGAATTCCGCTTCCGAGTGGTCCCGGATATAGGATTCGATCTGGTTCCAGTAGCCCTTGTCGTCCCGGATTTTTTTGCAGCTGGCGCAGATCGGCAGAAAGCCGCTCAGCAGTTTGACCTGCTGGAGGGCCTTTTTGAGTTCCCCGATTACTTTTTCCCGTTCTTCTTCCGCCTGTTTCCGGGCGGTAATATTGTAATTGCTGGCCCGGCGCCCCAGGTTCCGGCCGTCGGCGCTGATGACCGGCTGACAGACATGGCGCAGCCACCGGACTTCCCCGGTTGCGGTGATGATCCGGAAGTCGAACTCAACCGCTTCGTCCTCGTGCTCCCGGTCGAAGTGTTCCTGAAATTTTTCCAGGTCGTCTGCATGGACAATGCTCTTTACAAATTGCGGTTCATCGGTAAAACGGCCGGCCGGATAGCCGGTGATTCTCTCCACCGAGGGAGAGATGTAGCGAAGCGTCCCGTCCGGGTTGTTCCAGTATTCCCAGGCATAGGTGAAATCGGCGACGGTGCGGAATTTTTCTTCGCTTTTTTCAAGGAGGCTCACGGCCAGGTCTTTTTTTTCGGTGCTTTTCGCGAGCAGGCGATGGCCGGCAAAGAGCAGGATCAGGCCAAAGATGCCGATCAGAGTGTGCCAGAAGAAAATGGCATATTTTTCCTGGCGGTAATGTGCCAGCAGTTCCTCCAGCGGCACCGAGACCGAGATCCCGCCCCGGATATCCCCGACTTCATAACCCTGATGCCCGTGGCATTTCAGGCACCCTTCCTGGGTGATCATGGCCTTCATGTAACGCAGGAAAGGCTTGCCGTTAATGTAAGTATGTTCGGCGAATTCATCCTCCCCTTCCGTAAAGAGCTGCAGCGCCTTTATTTCCCACGGATCTGGGAAGTTTTCGGGCCGCAGGGGTTTCAGGCTGGTGATATGGGTGATCGATTCTGTATGCTCCGCAAAATCCTCGTTCATCTGCCGCATCATATAGGCCGGGTTCATGAGGGTAAGTTTTCTGCCGGAAGGGGTGGTGAGGTCACGTTCCGGAATGTTGTGCAGATAAGGATTGGGAGGGATGCGGGCGGATGTCGGGACATAGACCCCGCCATGCCCGGATGCCCAGAGGCGGAAGGCGAGATCTTTATTGAAAAGAGATTGTGCCCGGGCATGGGCTATCCGGTCAACTTCTCCGTATTCGTGGGAGATGGTAAAGTAAGCCGAGGCGGTGATGAGGAAGAGCCAGACAAGGGCCAGCAGAGTGGTGAGATTTCTCGTCGGTGAGGAAAAGCTATCGGGATTGCTTGCCATAAGCGATTCTTTCCCATCGTCTGGAAACGGTTGTACATGAACGGCAAGATTTTCATTCCGGCTCTAAGTCTCATCTTGTTCGCTGTCATCACCCGGAATCTCACGCCGTTTGCGAGCCCTTCGGAGAGCTGCGGGAAAAGACCATGTGAAAGCATATCACACGGAAGATGGGGTGGTATGTTTTTTTTTACCTTACTGCGGCAAAACGCCGCAGGTTGGCGGTTGGGGAAAGGTTTTTTCCGGAAATCAGCCGGGAATCCGGTCGCCAATACCGTTTTTCATGGTCTGCAGGCGATAATACACACCGTTTTTCACCATCAGAAAATCATGCGTCCCTTCTTCGATGATCCGGCCTTTCTCCATGACGAGGATCCGGTCGGCGCGGCGGATCGTGGAAAGGCGGTGGGCGATGACCACGCTGGTCCGGTGGGCCATGGTCGCGGCCAGCCCTTTTTCGATCAGGATCTCGGTTTCGGTATCGACGCTCGAGGTCGCTTCGTCGAGCACCAGGATCTTCGGGTCCCTTGCCAGGACCCGGGCCAGGGCGAGCAACTGCTTCTGGCCGCCGGAGAGGTCCATCCCCGCTTCGCCGATCCGGGTATCGAGTCCTTCCGGCAGCCGGGCGATAAACTGTTCCAGCTGGGAGTCGCGGACGATCCGGGCAAGATCCGACGGGGCGAGATCGCGGTCGAGCACGATATTCTCCCGGATGGTGGCGGGGAAGATGTACACATCCTGCATCACCAGGCCGATGTGCTGCCGGATATGGTTGGTGGCGATGTCCCGCAGGTCGTGGCCGTCGATTCGAATCCGCCCTTGGTCCGGGTCGTAGAACCGTTCCAGGAGATTGATGATGGTGGTCTTTCCGGAACCGGTCGAGCCGACAATGGCCAGGGTTTCGCCCGGGGAGATGGTGAGATTCATCCCGGAAATGACCGGGTTTTCCGGATCATATCCGAAGGTGACGTTGTTGAATTCGATCGCGCCGCGGGTGATCGGGCGTTCCTGTTTTGCGGCAAAAACCATTCTGTTTTCCGTGTCCAGGAGCTGGAAAATCCGTTCGGCCGAGGCGAGCGCCGACTGGACGATGGAATATTTCTGCGAGAGCTCCCGCAGCGGCTGGAAAAAGAGCCGCATGTAGGAAATAAAGGCAACCAGCACCCCGATGCTGATTCGATCCTGCAGGAACTGGCCGCCGCCGTACCAGAGAATCATGGCCACCGCAGAGGAACTCAAGACCTCCAGCAGAGGCATGAAGATGCCGAAGATCTTGATCTGGTAGAGGGTTTTTTTGAAATAGGTCTCGTTCAGTTCGGCAAATTTATCGAGGGAGCTCTTTTCCCGGGCGAAGATCTGGACCACGCTGATCCCGTGCAGGGCTTCCTGGAGAAAGGAGTTGAGCCGGGCCAGATTGGTCCTGATGTCGCGGAAGGCGATCCGGGCGAGCCTGCTGAAGACCAGGGTGTTGAGCAGGATGATCGGGATCAGCACCAGCATCAGGGCGGCGAGCCGCCAGTTCATCAGCATCAGAATGGTCAGGATCCCGACGAGTTTGATCAGGTCGTTGAAAAGGGTCACGATAACCGAGGTGAACATCTCATGCATGTTCTGGATATCGTTGGTCAGTCGGGTGACCAGTTTGCCGATGGGGTTGCGGTTGAAGAAGGCGGTTTCCAGCGACAGCATGTGGGTGAAGAGTTTCTGCCGCAGGGTGTGCATGATCTGCTGGCCGGTTTTTTCGAGTACCACC harbors:
- a CDS encoding CsgG/HfaB family protein, with product MSRTFLTTLLCLLLAACNTSTSTAPTLKQLAPFAAENRYIIAVMPFEFKGGVEEQEKYGAFGSRLIDKAMVELFNTKRFRVVERSRISAVLGEIKLGQAGVVASEMAAQVGKQVGAEMVFIGSITSIRQIVSKDTVGIAHMNTRGFEVGMSGRLVDIALGELVAVGQATAGEEQTIKVAMGAQSGSIDPDETLLDKAFEKALTALINDLAANISPKP
- a CDS encoding DUF3365 domain-containing protein translates to MASNPDSFSSPTRNLTTLLALVWLFLITASAYFTISHEYGEVDRIAHARAQSLFNKDLAFRLWASGHGGVYVPTSARIPPNPYLHNIPERDLTTPSGRKLTLMNPAYMMRQMNEDFAEHTESITHITSLKPLRPENFPDPWEIKALQLFTEGEDEFAEHTYINGKPFLRYMKAMITQEGCLKCHGHQGYEVGDIRGGISVSVPLEELLAHYRQEKYAIFFWHTLIGIFGLILLFAGHRLLAKSTEKKDLAVSLLEKSEEKFRTVADFTYAWEYWNNPDGTLRYISPSVERITGYPAGRFTDEPQFVKSIVHADDLEKFQEHFDREHEDEAVEFDFRIITATGEVRWLRHVCQPVISADGRNLGRRASNYNITARKQAEEEREKVIGELKKALQQVKLLSGFLPICASCKKIRDDKGYWNQIESYIRDHSEAEFSHSICPACARKLYPEFIDNLDLK
- a CDS encoding ABC transporter ATP-binding protein/permease, producing the protein MHQGFGYFEEERLQRSDDIHLWRRLLLFTLPHWLEVVAAILLSLAITGCGLALPHLVRQAIDGFIINQNLDPAARIAGVSGLATLFMILVVAGFAANFLQVVVLEKTGQQIMHTLRQKLFTHMLSLETAFFNRNPIGKLVTRLTNDIQNMHEMFTSVIVTLFNDLIKLVGILTILMLMNWRLAALMLVLIPIILLNTLVFSRLARIAFRDIRTNLARLNSFLQEALHGISVVQIFAREKSSLDKFAELNETYFKKTLYQIKIFGIFMPLLEVLSSSAVAMILWYGGGQFLQDRISIGVLVAFISYMRLFFQPLRELSQKYSIVQSALASAERIFQLLDTENRMVFAAKQERPITRGAIEFNNVTFGYDPENPVISGMNLTISPGETLAIVGSTGSGKTTIINLLERFYDPDQGRIRIDGHDLRDIATNHIRQHIGLVMQDVYIFPATIRENIVLDRDLAPSDLARIVRDSQLEQFIARLPEGLDTRIGEAGMDLSGGQKQLLALARVLARDPKILVLDEATSSVDTETEILIEKGLAATMAHRTSVVIAHRLSTIRRADRILVMEKGRIIEEGTHDFLMVKNGVYYRLQTMKNGIGDRIPG